A genomic region of Verrucomicrobiia bacterium contains the following coding sequences:
- a CDS encoding alpha/beta hydrolase-fold protein, translated as MRAKLLLTLSMITLTTSAFSEPLIWPEVHPDRSVTFRLKAPNANSVVLRYDLGTNALQRDEQGIWSVTTEPLEPDIYSYSFLVDGLRINDPANSFLKYSLIDTESQFRVPGPATLPWEINDVPHGVIHRHHYRSKICDDERDLLVYTPPGYNPAAHKVYPVLYLLHGFSDAEDAWIDVGRANVILDNLIARKQAKPMVVVMPLGYGTLHMLDGGWEAKHTGPEWWKLRDDSFTRFHDSLLTEIMPTVEKNYRVSTDRKARAIAGLSMGGEQSLVFGLNGLDNFAWIGAFSSGGLKNIDFDQKFPDTHGKINSRLRLLWMSCGKKDELFDSNEKLEQWLTAKGVVHTWVKQPGKHNFLTWRRSLIEFVPLLFQEKR; from the coding sequence ATGCGCGCAAAACTCCTGCTGACGCTATCTATGATCACCCTCACTACATCAGCCTTCTCGGAGCCTTTGATTTGGCCGGAAGTTCATCCGGACCGCAGCGTGACCTTTCGTCTGAAAGCGCCGAATGCGAACTCAGTCGTGTTGCGCTACGATCTCGGAACCAACGCCCTGCAGCGGGATGAGCAGGGGATTTGGTCGGTCACTACCGAACCACTCGAACCGGACATCTACTCGTATTCCTTTCTGGTGGATGGCCTCCGCATCAACGATCCCGCCAATTCGTTTCTCAAATACAGTTTGATCGACACCGAGAGCCAGTTCCGCGTGCCCGGCCCGGCGACGTTGCCCTGGGAAATCAATGATGTGCCCCATGGCGTGATTCATCGCCATCATTACCGGTCAAAAATCTGCGACGACGAACGCGATTTGCTGGTTTACACCCCACCCGGTTACAATCCCGCCGCCCACAAAGTCTACCCGGTGCTCTATCTTCTGCATGGTTTTAGCGACGCTGAGGATGCGTGGATTGATGTGGGTCGTGCGAACGTGATTCTCGACAATCTCATCGCGCGGAAGCAGGCCAAGCCGATGGTGGTCGTGATGCCGCTGGGTTATGGCACCTTGCATATGTTGGACGGCGGCTGGGAGGCGAAACATACCGGGCCAGAATGGTGGAAACTTCGCGATGACAGCTTCACGAGATTCCATGATTCGCTCCTGACCGAGATCATGCCGACCGTGGAAAAGAATTATCGTGTCTCGACCGATCGGAAAGCTCGCGCCATCGCCGGGCTATCGATGGGCGGCGAACAATCACTGGTTTTCGGGCTCAATGGGCTCGATAATTTTGCGTGGATTGGGGCGTTCAGCTCAGGCGGTCTCAAGAACATCGATTTCGATCAGAAATTCCCCGACACGCACGGGAAGATCAATAGCCGACTCCGCTTGCTATGGATGTCCTGCGGCAAAAAGGACGAACTTTTCGATAGCAACGAGAAGCTTGAGCAGTGGCTGACGGCAAAAGGCGTCGTCCACACGTGGGTGAAGCAGCCGGGCAAACACAACTTCCTGACGTGGCGCCGGTCCCTCATCGAGTTCGTGCCGCTGCTGTTCCAGGAAAAACGGTAG
- a CDS encoding TIM-barrel domain-containing protein produces MMLRKLRPGYVAASIVFVLIPTLLIIPRTVTAAVTSIGSITSLTVSNDPTSGNSMYFFSVSNGGTAEVTPWATDVVRIHYHYTGLSNKEEPMIAKPFSNWVAVATSITDQGTNYLIQTPQLNVLVNKNPLKVDFVDRNAGYTLLQDDPTNSIQYDSTYTMPGGTALPVGISRLKCTKLMPASQAYFGFGEYAGQSNRRGLNMICWNNQSYHWGDGQNPMYMNTPFFYGVQPANGAIPAFVYGIFFNNPCRPTFRMGTQSSYQYSFEAGDGQMDYFFLGGDANHTMKSVIDRYSEVTGRPQMLPKWAMGYHLGRFSYWDQGWVQYISHTATDSNIPLEAVYLDIDYMNYSTDTSHNTIGPLKQLTVNTTYYPDPFGMATNAASFGVKLIPLIEPWLEPADPLYTDTYTNLDFIKNNSSAEFTAGIFVGNVSWFDYTSTAMRNRWKTKVMNWLNSFPFGGIWNDLAEPEDNQQIPINGLLWLDGRYGNSNTDTRRQWSNERNYFSIRQASSSYDILHTQYPNRRPFVLSRSGFSGVQQYAAGWSGDTVANWYYAQACIRLGINTMISGQATYGHDLGGFSGSVTGELLTRWHEWGALLPFFRNHSSKGDNVWPDGNQGREPWRFTPWQNYPSADGTNYCNLMRNNIQFRYQLMPYLYTLMRNAAVGGTPMNTPVVFNYYTDANTYSLNEFDFLCGDYLLAAPIYTQGATTRSVYLPWPSNWYYWPTNTKYGGGSTVSVNAPLGTLPLFVRADAIIPMGPSMQFANQFTPGYLNLNCWPETSSSFTLYEDAGEGWDFTNGVFASTTFTSSRTSTNWDFTIGARQGSYNPGRTNYNIFVYNPSAVSAVSLNGSPLNQLANTNSPAPGWLMTPDGKLEVKITDTAGAQTVHVVWSTSDPYASMTVAGTFNGWNQALNNMQLVGARTWQYDTSFSSLTNFQFKFAANGTWATNWGGTAQSLTLPISSTAILNSSTNILVSGTFNGNYRFTFNDQTLAYSVVPVLASPYASMTLAGTFNGWNQTLNNMSLVANDTWQYDVSFSNVTNIQFKFTANGAWTSNWGENVGSQTQFGIPLTGTGKANSHTNILINATLNGTYRFTFNDANLAYSVQALSGDSVGDGILDTWRAQFFSNFDPTGATTNYASCATCDPDGDGMNNLKEYLTGTDPTNSASLFHVTAIQPSGVDYLVSFTSVLGKVYDVESCTDLVGGTWSVVTNNLAGNDGIVQITDPGAASVPQRFYRARLTP; encoded by the coding sequence ATGATGCTGCGGAAACTGCGACCAGGGTATGTCGCCGCCAGTATCGTTTTTGTACTGATCCCCACGCTGCTCATCATCCCTCGAACCGTCACGGCGGCCGTCACCTCGATCGGCTCAATAACCAGCCTCACAGTGAGCAACGATCCAACCTCGGGCAATAGCATGTACTTCTTCAGTGTCAGCAATGGCGGCACGGCGGAAGTAACCCCGTGGGCGACCGATGTCGTACGGATCCACTATCACTACACGGGCCTCTCTAACAAAGAGGAGCCGATGATCGCCAAGCCGTTCAGCAACTGGGTTGCCGTGGCCACCAGCATTACCGACCAGGGAACGAATTATCTCATCCAAACGCCACAGCTCAATGTCCTCGTCAACAAGAACCCGTTGAAAGTTGATTTCGTGGATCGAAATGCCGGGTACACCCTCTTGCAGGATGACCCCACGAATTCCATCCAATACGATTCCACCTACACGATGCCCGGTGGCACCGCACTCCCCGTGGGTATTTCGAGACTGAAGTGCACCAAGCTCATGCCCGCCAGCCAGGCGTACTTTGGCTTTGGTGAATACGCCGGGCAATCGAACCGGCGCGGCCTGAACATGATTTGCTGGAACAACCAGTCCTATCATTGGGGCGACGGACAGAATCCGATGTACATGAACACGCCCTTTTTCTACGGCGTGCAGCCCGCCAATGGCGCGATACCCGCATTCGTTTACGGCATCTTCTTCAACAATCCCTGCCGGCCGACGTTCCGCATGGGGACGCAGTCGTCCTACCAATACTCATTCGAGGCCGGTGACGGGCAGATGGATTATTTTTTCCTCGGCGGTGACGCCAACCACACGATGAAGTCCGTGATTGACCGCTACTCCGAGGTAACCGGCCGACCGCAGATGCTGCCGAAATGGGCGATGGGCTACCATCTGGGGCGCTTCTCGTATTGGGACCAAGGCTGGGTGCAGTACATCTCCCACACCGCCACTGACAGCAACATCCCTCTCGAGGCAGTTTACCTCGATATCGATTACATGAATTACAGCACGGACACGAGCCACAATACAATCGGCCCGCTGAAGCAGTTGACCGTCAACACGACCTACTACCCGGATCCATTCGGCATGGCGACGAATGCGGCGAGCTTCGGAGTAAAACTCATTCCGCTGATCGAGCCCTGGCTGGAGCCCGCTGATCCGTTGTACACCGATACTTACACCAACCTCGACTTCATCAAGAACAATAGCTCCGCAGAGTTTACCGCCGGCATTTTCGTCGGGAACGTCTCGTGGTTCGATTACACGAGCACGGCCATGCGAAATCGTTGGAAGACCAAGGTCATGAACTGGCTAAATTCCTTCCCGTTTGGCGGCATCTGGAACGACCTGGCCGAGCCGGAAGACAACCAGCAGATTCCCATCAATGGACTCTTGTGGCTGGATGGTCGCTACGGGAATTCCAACACCGACACGCGCCGTCAATGGTCGAACGAGAGAAACTATTTCAGCATCCGACAAGCCTCTTCGAGTTACGACATTCTGCACACGCAATATCCGAATCGACGGCCTTTCGTGTTGTCCCGCTCCGGATTCTCTGGCGTCCAGCAGTACGCCGCCGGTTGGAGCGGCGACACGGTGGCCAATTGGTACTACGCCCAGGCCTGTATTCGTCTGGGGATCAACACGATGATTTCCGGTCAGGCCACCTATGGCCATGATCTCGGCGGGTTCTCGGGGAGCGTCACGGGTGAATTGCTGACCCGCTGGCACGAATGGGGCGCGTTGTTGCCGTTCTTCCGCAACCATTCTTCCAAGGGTGATAACGTCTGGCCCGACGGCAACCAGGGCCGCGAGCCGTGGCGATTCACGCCGTGGCAGAATTATCCGTCAGCGGACGGCACGAATTACTGCAATCTGATGCGCAATAACATCCAGTTCCGCTACCAACTGATGCCCTATCTCTACACGCTGATGCGCAACGCGGCGGTCGGCGGCACGCCGATGAATACGCCTGTCGTGTTCAATTACTACACCGACGCGAATACGTATTCCCTCAACGAATTCGATTTCCTCTGTGGCGATTACCTCCTCGCGGCGCCCATCTACACCCAGGGCGCCACGACCCGTAGCGTTTATCTCCCGTGGCCGTCCAACTGGTACTACTGGCCCACGAACACGAAGTACGGTGGCGGTAGCACCGTCTCCGTCAATGCGCCACTCGGCACGCTCCCGTTGTTCGTGCGCGCCGACGCGATCATCCCCATGGGGCCGTCGATGCAATTTGCGAACCAGTTCACACCGGGTTACCTCAATCTCAACTGCTGGCCCGAGACCAGTTCTTCCTTTACGCTGTACGAGGATGCGGGCGAGGGTTGGGATTTCACCAACGGCGTCTTCGCCTCGACCACGTTCACCAGCTCGCGCACCTCGACCAATTGGGACTTCACCATCGGCGCGCGCCAGGGTAGCTACAATCCGGGGCGCACTAACTACAACATTTTCGTCTACAACCCGTCCGCCGTGTCGGCGGTGAGTCTCAACGGTTCGCCGCTGAACCAGTTGGCCAACACCAATTCGCCGGCTCCCGGCTGGTTGATGACGCCGGATGGCAAACTGGAGGTCAAGATCACCGACACCGCCGGCGCGCAAACAGTCCACGTCGTCTGGAGCACGAGCGATCCCTACGCTTCCATGACCGTCGCCGGCACGTTTAACGGGTGGAACCAGGCGCTCAACAACATGCAGCTCGTCGGCGCCCGGACCTGGCAATACGACACGAGCTTTAGCAGTCTTACGAATTTCCAATTCAAGTTCGCCGCCAACGGCACCTGGGCGACCAACTGGGGTGGCACAGCACAATCCCTGACATTGCCGATTTCCAGCACGGCCATCCTGAATTCGTCCACGAACATTTTGGTAAGCGGCACGTTCAACGGAAATTACCGGTTCACCTTCAACGATCAAACGCTGGCGTATAGCGTGGTACCGGTGCTGGCCAGCCCGTACGCCTCGATGACCCTGGCCGGCACGTTCAATGGCTGGAACCAGACGCTCAACAACATGTCGCTCGTCGCCAATGACACCTGGCAATATGACGTCAGCTTCAGCAACGTGACCAATATCCAGTTCAAGTTCACCGCCAACGGCGCCTGGACGTCGAATTGGGGTGAGAATGTTGGTTCGCAGACGCAGTTCGGCATCCCGCTCACCGGCACCGGGAAGGCGAACTCGCACACAAATATCCTCATCAACGCCACTCTCAATGGAACTTATCGGTTCACGTTCAACGACGCCAACCTCGCCTACTCCGTGCAGGCGCTCTCGGGCGATTCCGTTGGCGATGGCATCCTGGATACGTGGCGCGCCCAGTTTTTCTCAAACTTTGACCCGACAGGCGCGACGACGAACTACGCGTCGTGCGCCACGTGCGATCCCGATGGCGACGGTATGAATAACCTCAAGGAATATCTTACCGGCACCGACCCGACCAATTCCGCATCACTCTTCCACGTCACGGCAATCCAGCCCAGCGGCGTCGACTACCTTGTGAGTTTCACCAGTGTTCTCGGGAAGGTGTACGACGTCGAAAGTTGCACCGATTTGGTGGGCGGCACATGGTCTGTGGTTACTAACAACCTCGCGGGCAATGACGGCATTGTCCAGATCACCGACCCCGGCGCGGCCTCGGTTCCCCAGCGGTTCTACCGCGCCCGGCTTACGCCGTAA